A window of the Tunturibacter empetritectus genome harbors these coding sequences:
- a CDS encoding glycosyltransferase family 2 protein — MISVLILTRNEQHDLPDCLSSVSWSDDIHVFDSHSTDNTVEIAKAAGAHIHTRTFDDYATHRNAALTTIPFKYTWVFILDADERPTSDLSREMQQIALAAPDQTAAFRVRRRDFLFDTWLKHAQISPFYIRLVRPQHARYTRAINEVLEIDGPVAELSYPLDHYPFSKGIARWIEKHNLYSTMEAELIARNQGLQNPSFLTALRDPDFHTRRLHQKAIFYRLPGRPLIKWLYMVFFRGAILDGAAGLTYATLQAFYEYLIVLKTKELRSGGA, encoded by the coding sequence ATGATCTCCGTTCTCATCCTCACACGCAACGAGCAGCACGACCTCCCTGACTGCCTCTCCTCCGTCTCCTGGTCCGACGACATTCACGTCTTCGACTCTCACTCCACAGACAACACGGTGGAGATCGCCAAAGCCGCCGGCGCCCACATCCACACGCGCACCTTCGACGACTACGCCACCCATCGCAACGCCGCCCTCACCACCATCCCCTTCAAGTACACCTGGGTGTTTATCCTCGATGCCGACGAGCGCCCCACCTCAGATCTGTCCCGCGAGATGCAGCAGATCGCCCTCGCCGCCCCCGATCAAACCGCAGCCTTCCGCGTACGCCGTCGCGACTTCCTCTTCGACACCTGGCTCAAACACGCGCAGATCTCTCCCTTCTACATCCGCCTCGTACGCCCCCAGCACGCCCGTTACACCCGCGCCATCAACGAAGTCCTCGAGATCGACGGCCCCGTAGCCGAACTAAGCTACCCACTCGATCACTACCCCTTCTCCAAAGGCATAGCCCGCTGGATCGAGAAGCACAACCTCTACTCCACCATGGAAGCTGAGCTCATCGCCCGCAACCAAGGTCTGCAGAATCCCTCATTCCTCACAGCTCTCCGCGACCCAGACTTCCACACACGCCGCCTCCACCAGAAGGCCATCTTCTACCGCCTTCCCGGACGCCCTCTCATCAAGTGGCTCTACATGGTCTTCTTTCGCGGAGCGATCCTCGACGGCGCTGCAGGCCTGACCTACGCCACTCTCCAGGCCTTCTACGAGTACCTCATCGTCCTCAAGACCAAAGAGCTTCGCAGCGGCGGAGCGTAA
- the fabF gene encoding beta-ketoacyl-ACP synthase II, translating into MREQFRVVVTGVGLVSPVGVGTEATWAALQRGDSGIDRISLFDPERFSCQFAGEVKGFVAENFVDRKDVKKMGRFIQFAMAAAQFAMEQSGLDMSAEDAERVGVYVGSGIGAFEVIEREHAKLQSGGPDRISPFFITATIANLAAGQISIRYGATGPNLTCATACTTGAHGVGEAFRIIQWGDADAMICGGSEAAVTPLSVGGFGAMRALSTRNNDPARASRPWDCGRDGFVVGEGAGVLVLEEREHALKRGATILAEIVGYAANSDAFHTNAPPEDGRGVRRVMQLALKDAGLEPSAIQYLNAHATSTPLGDRAEARAICETFEDHAKSLLVSSTKSMTGHLLGGAGSLEAGITVLALRDQIAPPTTNIEDLDEACQFALVRDKAVSATMEYAMSNSFGFGGTNASLIFRVHHPDA; encoded by the coding sequence ATGAGAGAGCAGTTTCGCGTTGTGGTGACTGGTGTTGGGCTGGTGAGTCCGGTGGGAGTTGGCACAGAGGCAACCTGGGCCGCGCTGCAAAGGGGAGACTCGGGAATCGATCGAATTTCGCTCTTCGATCCAGAGAGATTCAGCTGTCAGTTTGCCGGCGAGGTGAAGGGATTTGTTGCTGAGAACTTTGTCGACCGCAAGGACGTGAAGAAGATGGGGCGCTTCATCCAGTTTGCGATGGCGGCGGCGCAGTTTGCCATGGAGCAGTCGGGACTGGATATGTCGGCTGAGGATGCGGAGCGGGTGGGCGTGTACGTTGGGAGCGGGATTGGTGCGTTCGAAGTGATCGAGCGGGAGCATGCGAAGCTGCAGAGCGGAGGGCCTGACAGAATATCGCCGTTCTTCATTACGGCGACGATCGCTAATCTGGCGGCGGGTCAGATCTCGATACGTTATGGGGCCACGGGGCCGAACCTGACGTGTGCCACTGCGTGTACGACCGGGGCGCATGGAGTTGGGGAGGCGTTCAGGATTATTCAGTGGGGAGATGCGGATGCGATGATCTGCGGTGGGAGTGAAGCAGCGGTCACGCCACTTTCAGTGGGTGGATTCGGTGCGATGCGCGCTTTGTCGACGCGCAATAACGATCCGGCAAGGGCTTCGCGGCCGTGGGATTGCGGGCGAGATGGATTTGTTGTGGGCGAGGGAGCGGGAGTTCTTGTGCTTGAGGAGCGGGAGCATGCCCTGAAGCGGGGAGCGACGATACTGGCGGAGATTGTGGGCTATGCTGCGAACTCGGATGCGTTTCATACGAACGCTCCGCCGGAGGATGGGCGCGGAGTTCGGCGCGTGATGCAGTTGGCACTAAAGGATGCCGGGCTGGAACCGAGTGCGATTCAGTACTTGAATGCACATGCTACGTCTACTCCGCTGGGAGACAGAGCGGAGGCGAGGGCAATCTGCGAGACGTTTGAGGATCACGCGAAGAGTCTCCTGGTGAGTTCGACGAAGTCGATGACGGGACATCTGCTGGGTGGTGCGGGTAGTCTTGAGGCGGGTATTACGGTGCTGGCTCTGCGAGACCAGATTGCTCCTCCGACGACGAACATCGAAGATCTGGATGAGGCTTGTCAGTTCGCATTGGTGAGGGACAAAGCTGTCAGCGCGACGATGGAGTATGCGATGTCGAACTCTTTTGGATTTGGCGGCACGAACGCTTCGCTGATCTTCCGGGTACATCATCCTGATGCGTGA
- a CDS encoding TonB-dependent receptor: MRRQSVRPVQAVLYSLAAILLTILGTSLANAQTFRGGINGTVTDRTGAAIANATVVAVQTDTDVKHSTTSSSGGEFLFQDLPLGNYSVTVTFSGFQTVKTDKISVQAGVIFTLPVVLPLSSSATTIEVDAAAVALDTTTTTQTTVLDAKVVSDLPLNGRDFTQMISLTPGYAGYSGGGYGSLNGTRANQMNWQIDGVDNNDLWHNIPAVNQGGVSGIAGIILPLDAVDQFSAQTQSGPEGGRNPGGTVNLTLRSGTNQLHGTAYYFNRNEVFGAKSPFASTKQKVRNYNTGFSVGGPFLKDKLFGFATFEHQRFVIGQSGNATEPSVGWQSQAQAILAQNGIAVNPVMQSVLNRLWGTNVLAQDTVGTVNNFHSGDPEYGYSWNGLGKVDYRLSDKDNISAHWFVGQGSQVAPVGSQLLAYYEVAPIHVQNIAIVYNRVISSSISNQILAGVNYFNQVFNDNQTGQDVQSLGFITGATFPNAPNITIGRPATTGGGTSAASSNFDPVGLTPPEGRNDITGHLTDQLSWTKGKHQMRFGGEYRQAQLDEFYHRHATGSFTFDGTQTTAVATANNGGHAPTPNPDGLDGYRYSLADFLAGTTSAASITIGDPERQVFVNTWFLNAGDSWQLTPKLNVNYGIRYDYEGPLHNSYKDMSVFRPALTSTNGLAFQGSEIDSLYPKYYKNFSPRLGLSYSLDSSTVIRAGYGWYADTPNLNPFLDNRPGNQAPNGVEGNPGGASPVYSVSAANGGSNTTIVQGVPIFPSSVGYPCAATSPCGVFSVNPNFRPSYNENYNVNLEHTLAPSVIFQLGYVGSSARHLLSLLDINQATPGIYVSDPPTVPNGESADFKRQQHRPFYGPYQQYGNINQIESIGTANYNSLQAQIRITNWHHFSTQTIYTWSHALDEVSAYRGALPQDSTNFKGDYGNSDFDTRNTFVSFVSYEVPGSQHLKRLTGGWQVNSLLSFHGGQPFTVHASGDISGTNEGNDRAVQIAPARTGYQGQSTTANWIDLSAFQDPNPGTFGTVRRNQFFAPGYSDVDLSVFKNTRIGERLTIQLRAEMFNLFNRNNFAPPSPSVGGSSQLSDTIGDYNGAPGIGAGEAFNTQFGGKIIF; this comes from the coding sequence ATGCGTAGGCAATCGGTAAGACCCGTACAGGCTGTGCTCTACAGCCTCGCCGCAATTCTGCTAACCATCCTCGGAACATCGCTTGCGAACGCCCAGACCTTCCGCGGTGGAATCAACGGTACCGTCACCGACCGCACCGGCGCCGCCATCGCCAACGCTACCGTCGTCGCCGTACAAACCGACACCGACGTCAAGCACAGCACCACCAGCAGTAGCGGCGGCGAGTTCCTCTTCCAGGATCTTCCCCTCGGCAACTACAGCGTCACCGTCACCTTCTCCGGCTTTCAAACCGTCAAGACCGACAAGATCTCCGTACAGGCCGGTGTCATCTTCACTCTGCCAGTCGTTCTCCCACTCTCCAGCTCCGCCACCACCATCGAAGTCGATGCTGCAGCCGTAGCTCTCGATACCACGACCACCACTCAAACCACCGTGCTTGACGCCAAGGTCGTCTCTGACCTCCCACTCAACGGCCGCGACTTCACCCAGATGATCTCTCTCACCCCCGGCTACGCTGGCTACAGCGGCGGCGGATACGGCTCGCTCAACGGAACACGCGCCAACCAGATGAACTGGCAGATCGACGGCGTCGACAACAACGACCTCTGGCACAACATTCCCGCTGTCAATCAGGGCGGCGTCTCAGGCATCGCCGGTATCATCCTTCCACTCGACGCGGTCGACCAGTTCTCCGCTCAAACTCAGTCCGGCCCCGAAGGCGGCCGCAACCCTGGCGGCACCGTCAACCTGACCCTGCGTTCCGGCACCAACCAGCTTCACGGCACCGCCTACTACTTCAATCGCAATGAAGTCTTCGGCGCCAAGAGCCCCTTCGCCTCCACCAAGCAGAAGGTTCGCAACTACAACACTGGCTTCTCCGTCGGCGGCCCCTTCCTCAAAGACAAGCTCTTCGGATTTGCCACCTTCGAACATCAACGCTTCGTCATCGGCCAATCCGGTAACGCAACCGAGCCCTCCGTAGGTTGGCAGAGTCAAGCACAAGCAATCCTTGCGCAGAACGGAATTGCGGTCAATCCAGTCATGCAAAGTGTCCTCAACAGACTCTGGGGTACAAATGTCCTCGCGCAAGACACCGTAGGCACCGTAAACAACTTCCACTCTGGCGACCCCGAGTATGGCTACAGTTGGAACGGTCTAGGTAAGGTCGACTATCGCCTCAGCGACAAAGACAACATCAGTGCCCACTGGTTTGTAGGACAAGGGAGCCAGGTTGCCCCCGTCGGCTCGCAGCTTCTCGCTTACTACGAAGTCGCACCAATTCACGTACAGAACATCGCCATCGTCTACAACCGTGTCATCTCATCCAGCATCTCTAACCAGATTCTCGCCGGCGTCAACTACTTCAATCAGGTCTTCAACGACAACCAGACGGGTCAGGATGTTCAAAGCCTTGGCTTCATTACCGGCGCTACCTTCCCGAACGCTCCGAACATCACCATCGGAAGGCCCGCCACCACAGGCGGCGGCACAAGCGCCGCAAGCAGCAACTTCGATCCCGTCGGCCTGACCCCTCCCGAGGGTCGTAACGACATCACGGGTCACCTCACCGATCAACTCTCCTGGACCAAGGGCAAGCACCAGATGCGCTTCGGTGGAGAATACCGTCAGGCACAACTCGACGAGTTTTACCATCGCCATGCTACCGGCAGTTTCACCTTCGACGGAACTCAAACCACTGCGGTCGCTACCGCCAACAACGGCGGCCACGCGCCAACACCGAATCCAGATGGTCTGGACGGATACCGCTACTCCCTCGCTGACTTTTTGGCCGGTACAACATCCGCCGCCAGCATCACCATCGGCGACCCCGAGCGTCAGGTCTTCGTCAACACCTGGTTCCTCAACGCGGGCGACTCCTGGCAGCTCACTCCCAAGCTCAACGTGAACTACGGAATCCGCTACGACTACGAGGGACCGCTCCACAACTCGTACAAGGATATGTCCGTCTTCCGTCCCGCTCTTACCTCCACCAATGGTCTTGCCTTCCAGGGCAGCGAGATCGACTCCCTCTACCCGAAGTACTACAAGAACTTCAGTCCGCGCCTCGGCTTGAGCTACTCGCTCGATAGCAGCACCGTCATCCGGGCCGGCTACGGTTGGTACGCAGACACCCCCAATCTCAACCCCTTCCTCGATAACCGTCCCGGCAACCAGGCTCCGAACGGTGTTGAAGGCAACCCCGGTGGCGCAAGCCCTGTCTACTCCGTCTCAGCTGCAAACGGCGGATCGAACACCACCATCGTGCAGGGAGTTCCTATCTTCCCCTCCTCGGTGGGATATCCCTGCGCTGCCACCTCACCGTGCGGCGTCTTCTCCGTCAACCCCAACTTCCGCCCCTCCTACAACGAGAACTACAACGTCAACCTCGAGCACACCCTGGCACCCAGCGTAATCTTTCAGCTGGGTTATGTAGGTTCATCAGCCCGTCATCTCCTCAGCCTCCTCGACATCAACCAGGCCACTCCCGGCATCTATGTAAGCGATCCACCAACGGTACCGAATGGTGAGTCCGCTGACTTCAAACGCCAGCAACATCGTCCGTTCTACGGCCCCTATCAGCAGTATGGCAACATCAACCAGATCGAAAGCATCGGCACCGCGAATTACAACTCGCTCCAGGCGCAGATTCGCATCACCAACTGGCATCACTTCTCCACCCAAACCATCTATACCTGGTCTCACGCCCTCGACGAAGTTTCGGCCTACCGCGGCGCTCTTCCTCAAGACAGTACCAACTTCAAAGGCGACTACGGCAACTCAGACTTCGACACTCGGAATACCTTCGTCAGCTTCGTGAGCTACGAAGTTCCTGGCTCGCAGCACCTGAAGCGCCTCACCGGTGGCTGGCAGGTCAACAGTCTACTTTCTTTCCATGGTGGCCAGCCCTTCACCGTCCACGCCTCCGGAGACATCAGCGGAACCAACGAGGGCAACGATCGCGCAGTCCAGATCGCTCCTGCTCGCACCGGCTATCAGGGTCAGTCCACCACTGCGAACTGGATCGACCTCAGCGCCTTCCAGGATCCCAATCCAGGTACGTTCGGCACCGTTCGCCGCAACCAATTCTTCGCTCCTGGCTACAGTGACGTTGATCTCTCGGTCTTCAAAAACACGAGAATCGGCGAGCGGCTCACCATTCAGCTTCGCGCAGAGATGTTCAACCTCTTCAACCGTAATAACTTTGCTCCACCTTCCCCCTCCGTCGGCGGCAGCTCACAACTCAGCGACACCATCGGCGACTACAACGGCGCACCCGGCATCGGCGCCGGCGAAGCCTTCAACACTCAATTCGGTGGAAAGATCATCTTCTAA
- a CDS encoding phosphoketolase family protein produces the protein MSNVSKELVKDKSQGGKPLSADELRKVDAYWRACNYLCVGMLYLRANPLLREPLKPEHIKNRLLGHWGSDPGQSFVWVHLNRLIKKYDLDLIYLSGPGHGAPATLSNSYLEGVYSEVYPDKSEDVAGMQKFFKQFSFPGGIGSHCTPETPGSIHEGGELGYSLSHGFGAAFDNPDLIVTVVVGDGEAETGPLATSWHSNKFLNPVRDGAVLPILHLNGYKIANPTVLARITPEELEWMFKGYGWEPHVVEGDDPATMHQLMAGVMEDCVKEIRAIQKKARSAPKGIEPERPRWPMIILRSPKGWTCPKEIDGHKLEGSWRAHQMPILDPVTNPKHLKLLEKWMKSYKPEELFDDSGKLIAELREMAPVGQRRITANPHANGGLLRKPMELPDFRDYAVKVEKPGQIEASPTDVLAHFLRDAMKRNMTSFRVFGPDETASNKLQVIYEGSHGKTWMAKMLPEDADGGDLSREGRVMEILSEHTLEGWFEGYVLTGRHGFFSTYESFVHIIDSMFNQHAKWLEKSKLELRWRAPISSINLLITSLVWRQDHNGFTHQDPGFLDVVTNKSPEVTRIYLPPDANCLLSVGDHCLRSSNYVNVIVADKALHLQYLNMEDAVTHCTKGIGIWDFASNDAGDEPDVVIACAGDIPTEEALAAVAILRERCADLKIRFVNVVDLFRLMPETEHPHGLSEREFDSLFTKDKPVIFNFHAYASLVHKLTYKRTNHENFHVRGYKEKGNINTPLELAILNQIDRFDLAIDVIDRVPRLQMTAAHTKEWLKGQIIEAVNYAHENGIDSQEIREWKWPL, from the coding sequence ATGAGCAACGTTTCCAAAGAGCTGGTTAAAGATAAGAGTCAGGGTGGTAAGCCGCTTTCGGCTGACGAACTGCGGAAGGTGGATGCCTATTGGCGCGCCTGCAACTATCTTTGCGTGGGAATGCTGTATCTGCGGGCGAATCCACTGTTGCGAGAGCCGCTGAAGCCAGAGCACATCAAGAACCGGTTGCTTGGGCACTGGGGATCGGATCCCGGTCAGAGCTTTGTATGGGTGCATTTGAACCGTCTGATCAAAAAATACGATCTGGATCTGATTTACCTGTCCGGGCCCGGCCACGGGGCACCTGCGACGTTGTCGAACAGCTATCTGGAGGGCGTGTATTCGGAGGTGTATCCGGATAAGAGCGAAGACGTTGCAGGAATGCAGAAGTTCTTCAAACAGTTTTCGTTTCCAGGTGGCATTGGGAGCCACTGCACGCCGGAGACGCCGGGGTCGATCCATGAGGGCGGCGAGCTTGGGTACAGCCTGTCGCATGGGTTTGGCGCGGCGTTTGATAATCCTGATCTGATTGTGACGGTAGTGGTTGGCGATGGGGAGGCTGAGACTGGGCCGCTGGCGACGTCGTGGCACTCGAATAAATTTCTCAATCCGGTGCGGGATGGTGCGGTGCTTCCGATACTGCACCTTAACGGTTACAAAATAGCCAACCCTACTGTGCTGGCACGCATTACGCCCGAAGAGTTGGAGTGGATGTTCAAGGGGTATGGGTGGGAGCCGCATGTTGTCGAAGGAGATGATCCGGCGACGATGCATCAGTTGATGGCTGGAGTGATGGAGGATTGCGTGAAGGAGATCCGCGCGATTCAGAAGAAGGCACGGAGTGCGCCTAAGGGGATAGAGCCTGAGCGGCCGCGTTGGCCGATGATCATTCTGCGCTCGCCGAAGGGATGGACGTGCCCGAAGGAGATTGATGGGCACAAGCTGGAGGGATCGTGGCGGGCTCACCAGATGCCGATTCTCGATCCGGTGACGAATCCGAAACATTTGAAGCTTCTTGAGAAGTGGATGAAGAGCTATAAGCCAGAGGAGCTGTTCGATGATTCGGGTAAGTTGATCGCGGAGTTGAGGGAGATGGCGCCTGTGGGACAGCGAAGGATCACCGCGAATCCGCATGCGAATGGAGGGCTGCTACGGAAGCCGATGGAGCTGCCGGACTTTCGCGACTATGCGGTGAAGGTTGAGAAGCCGGGGCAGATTGAGGCTTCGCCGACTGATGTGCTGGCGCACTTTTTGCGCGATGCGATGAAGAGGAATATGACGAGCTTTCGCGTGTTCGGGCCTGATGAGACAGCTTCGAATAAGCTGCAGGTGATCTACGAGGGCAGCCACGGAAAGACGTGGATGGCGAAGATGCTTCCGGAGGATGCCGATGGTGGAGATCTTTCGCGTGAGGGCCGCGTGATGGAGATTCTGAGCGAGCATACGCTGGAGGGATGGTTCGAAGGTTATGTGTTGACGGGCCGGCATGGGTTCTTTTCGACGTATGAGTCGTTTGTGCACATTATCGATTCGATGTTCAATCAGCATGCGAAGTGGCTGGAGAAGAGCAAGCTGGAGCTGAGGTGGCGAGCGCCGATTTCATCGATCAATCTGCTGATTACTTCGCTGGTGTGGCGGCAGGATCATAACGGGTTTACGCACCAGGACCCGGGATTTCTGGATGTGGTGACGAATAAGAGCCCGGAGGTGACGAGAATTTATCTGCCGCCGGATGCGAACTGTCTGTTGAGCGTGGGGGATCACTGTCTGCGCAGTTCAAACTACGTGAATGTGATCGTTGCGGATAAGGCACTGCATCTGCAATATCTGAATATGGAGGATGCGGTAACGCATTGCACGAAGGGGATTGGGATCTGGGACTTTGCAAGCAACGATGCGGGGGATGAGCCGGATGTTGTGATTGCGTGTGCCGGGGATATTCCAACGGAAGAGGCGTTGGCTGCTGTTGCGATTCTGCGGGAGCGCTGTGCGGATTTGAAGATTCGGTTTGTGAACGTGGTGGATCTGTTCCGGTTGATGCCGGAGACGGAGCATCCGCATGGGCTTTCGGAGAGAGAGTTCGATAGTTTGTTTACGAAGGACAAGCCGGTGATCTTCAACTTCCATGCCTACGCTTCGCTGGTCCATAAGCTGACTTACAAGCGGACGAATCATGAGAACTTTCATGTGCGCGGGTACAAGGAGAAGGGAAATATCAATACTCCGCTGGAGCTGGCGATTCTGAATCAGATCGATCGGTTTGATCTGGCGATCGATGTGATCGATCGGGTGCCGCGGCTGCAGATGACGGCGGCGCATACCAAGGAGTGGCTGAAGGGGCAGATTATCGAAGCGGTGAACTACGCGCATGAGAACGGGATCGATAGCCAGGAGATTCGAGAGTGGAAGTGGCCTTTGTAG
- a CDS encoding acetate/propionate family kinase, with protein sequence MHILVINSGSSSIKFSLFEAEGEEIRSLFEGEVAGIGGAEGSFKFRDAGGRDLSGGRSEVKAQTAVEAIGLVVEAVSGQGLPTVDAVGYRVVHPGAKLDRHQRITGEVLKDLEEAVVFAPLHDPAVIEVIKDMMAKFPGVVHYACFDTVFHETMPEAATTYPIPAEYRERGVRRYGFHGLSCESIVQQLRAEKAISFPKRMAIAHLGSGCSVTALVDGCSIDTTMGLTPTGGVVMGTRPGDLDPGLVLYLLRQRKGDQVGELEKMLNHDAGMVALSGMPNDMKAVREAVMKGDAAARLAVEIFTRSVKKALGGFIALMGGIDAVVFAGGIGEHDTRSREEILAGMDGLGISINSELNEAKGDALRQISASDSATMVLVVPAKEDWMIAVHVHQMAQSAR encoded by the coding sequence GTGCACATACTCGTTATCAATAGCGGATCTTCGTCGATAAAATTTTCCCTGTTTGAAGCTGAGGGGGAGGAGATACGGTCGCTGTTTGAGGGGGAGGTGGCCGGCATTGGCGGGGCGGAGGGGAGTTTCAAATTTCGCGACGCGGGTGGACGGGATTTAAGCGGGGGACGCAGCGAGGTAAAGGCTCAGACGGCGGTGGAGGCGATTGGGCTGGTAGTTGAGGCGGTGAGTGGGCAGGGTTTGCCGACGGTGGACGCGGTGGGATATCGGGTGGTGCATCCGGGAGCAAAGCTGGATCGGCATCAGCGGATTACCGGGGAGGTGCTGAAGGATCTCGAGGAGGCGGTGGTGTTTGCGCCGCTGCATGATCCTGCGGTGATTGAGGTGATCAAAGACATGATGGCAAAGTTTCCGGGGGTGGTGCACTATGCCTGTTTTGACACTGTGTTTCACGAGACGATGCCTGAGGCCGCGACGACGTATCCGATTCCGGCGGAGTATCGCGAGCGGGGAGTTCGGCGGTATGGGTTTCATGGGTTGAGTTGCGAGTCGATTGTGCAGCAACTGAGGGCGGAGAAGGCAATTTCGTTTCCGAAGCGGATGGCGATTGCGCATCTGGGCAGCGGGTGCAGCGTTACGGCGTTGGTGGATGGATGCTCGATCGACACGACGATGGGGCTGACACCGACGGGTGGTGTGGTGATGGGGACGCGGCCGGGGGATCTCGATCCGGGGCTGGTGCTTTATCTGTTGCGACAGAGGAAGGGTGACCAGGTGGGGGAGCTGGAGAAGATGCTGAACCATGATGCGGGGATGGTGGCGCTCTCGGGCATGCCGAATGATATGAAGGCGGTGCGGGAGGCCGTGATGAAGGGCGATGCTGCGGCGAGGCTAGCGGTGGAGATCTTTACGCGGAGTGTGAAGAAGGCGTTAGGTGGCTTTATTGCGCTGATGGGCGGGATCGATGCGGTGGTGTTCGCGGGTGGAATTGGGGAGCACGATACCCGGTCACGCGAGGAGATACTTGCTGGAATGGATGGTTTGGGCATCTCTATTAATTCTGAGTTGAACGAGGCTAAAGGAGACGCCCTTCGACAGATAAGTGCATCTGATTCTGCAACGATGGTACTTGTCGTTCCGGCGAAAGAAGATTGGATGATCGCGGTGCATGTTCATCAAATGGCCCAATCTGCAAGATAG